The sequence GGCTACGGTTTGTCGAGGCAAAAGCAACGCAGACAACAAATTGCAGTTGCTGTCAGTATCGGACTGAGTGTGCTGCTGATTGTATATCCCCTGTTAGAAAGACACTTTGGCCGTGGGTTTGCGCGAAGAACGATCGCGTGTCTGTTGCGGGGAAAAAGCCGCGAAACGACGGGATATAAGAGCAACACGACAGTTTTTTCCCTGGCGCTGATGCAGCCAGAGAAACGAGCTGGAGAATTAGAAGCGATCGCAAACGGGGAGAAATCCCGCGAGAGTCTACGTGCCCGTTATCTGCTGGCATCCGATCTAGTTCAACAGCAGCAGGGACTTCTTGCGCTGGACTTGTTAGAAGGATTAGAGTGCGATTATTCGCTTCTGGGCGCAAACGTTATGGTCAAACGCGCTCAAGCTTACCAAAGCATCGGTGACCAAGCTAAAGCAACTGCCCAGTGGCAAGATTTGCTCAACTACTATCCCGACTCTCCCACGATCCCAGAAGCCTTGGTGGCACTGGGCAAGACGAAACGGGAAGATTGGAACGAAGTTCTAGCGAAATACCCCAGCCATCCCCGTACTCTGGAAATGGCACGTTCCTGGCTCAAAGAGAAACCCGATCAGCGGGACTTGATGTTGTTACTGGCAAAGTACAGCTTTGACACGCCAGAAATTAGCTTGGTGCTGGACAAGATACTTAGCCAACCTGGAATGATAGACGGAAAACCTGTAGAGCCACTTAAGCCAGAAGACTGGGAAACGATCGCTCTTGGCTACTGGAAAGACAAAAAATACGGCCAAGCCAGCGCCGCTTATGCCAAAGCCCCACCCTCATCTCGCCACGCCTACCTTGTCGCTAGGGGGCTCCAGCTAGCCGAGAGAGAGACAGACGCTAAGCTCGCCTATAAAAAGATGGTGAGTGACTTCCCCAAAGCCAAAGAAACCGGCAACGCCCTACTCCAGATAGCCAAAATAGAACCATCCATAGAGGCGGTGCCTTATCTCGACCAAGCGATCGAGCAATTTCCCGACCAAGCCGGTGACGCACTGCTAGCAAAAGCAGAAGCTTTGGATAATCTCAATAATCCCTCTTCAGCTGAAGAGACTCGTCAATTATTGCTAACCAAATATGGCAACTCCGATGCAGCAGCAGAATATCGCTGGAAAATGGCTCAAGCTAAAGCAGCTGCTGGGGATTTCCAGGCAGCATTACAATGGGGACAGCCAATCCTCACTCAAAACCCCAATAGCGAACCGGCTCGTCAGGCAGGCTTTTGGGTCGGTAAATGGGCAATGCAACTGGGACAGCAGCAGGAAGCCAAAGCCGCTTTTGAACAGGTAGTGAAAAAATACCCGCAATCTTACTATGCTTGGCGTTCTGCCACTATGCTTGGCTGGGATGTCGGAACCTTCGACACCGTGAGGAAGATGACACCTCAAGTAGCCTTACCCAGGGAGCGCCTCGTACTGCCAATTGGGTCTGAAACATTGAAAGAACTATACCAGTTGGCTCAAGACCGGGATGCCTGGACACTATGGCAGGTAGAATTTCAAAACCGGATCGAGCCAACCGTAACCCAACAGTTTACCGATGGTCTCCTGAAACTGGCAGTGGGGGATTACATATCAGGAATTACTCAAGTTGCTGCCCTGGAAGACCGAGAGACGCCTTCTGAGCAAGCCGAGTTTCAATCTCTCAAGCAACAACCTATTTACTGGTATGCTCTATATCCTTTTCCCTATGAAGAAACGATCGAAATTTGGTCGCAAAAGCGTGAGCTAAATCCCTTGCTAGTGGTTAGTCTAATGAGGCAGGAGTCGCGATTTATGTCGAACATCCGCTCTAATGCTGGTGCCACTGGTTTAATGCAGGTGATGCCAGCAGTTGGAGCCTCGGTAGCTAAAATAATCAATCTTAAGCAATACGCCTTAGACAATCCCAACGACAACATAAATCTCGGCACATGGCTGATGGTTGAAACCCACCAGCGATTTAAAAATAACTCTCTATTGGCATTGGCTAGTTACAATGCCGGTTCGGGTAACGTCGATAAATGGCTTGGGCAGAAAAAAATCACCGATCCAGATCAATTTATCGAAACTATCCCTTTTCCAGAAACTAAAGACTACGTTAAGCAGGTGTTTGGCAACTACTGGAACTATCTGCGCCTGTACAATCCCCAGGTTAACCAGATGATGCCTAATTCAGTAGGGCAAAAGGAAAAATAATTGGTCATTGGTCATTGGTCATTGGTCATTAGTCATTGGTCATTAGTCATTGGTCATTAGTCATTGGTCATTGAGAAATTTCAAATTTTAGATAAAGTAGAAGATTTACTTTGATAACAATCTTCACTTTTTAAATCTGAAATCTAAAATTTGAAATTAGTCATATCATGTCCTTACTCATCGGTTACCTAAAAAATTCATGTGATTATTCTTATCTGCGTTCATCTGCGTTCATCTGTCTTCATCTGCGGTAA comes from Argonema galeatum A003/A1 and encodes:
- a CDS encoding transglycosylase SLT domain-containing protein; the encoded protein is MSGFKFSGYGLSRQKQRRQQIAVAVSIGLSVLLIVYPLLERHFGRGFARRTIACLLRGKSRETTGYKSNTTVFSLALMQPEKRAGELEAIANGEKSRESLRARYLLASDLVQQQQGLLALDLLEGLECDYSLLGANVMVKRAQAYQSIGDQAKATAQWQDLLNYYPDSPTIPEALVALGKTKREDWNEVLAKYPSHPRTLEMARSWLKEKPDQRDLMLLLAKYSFDTPEISLVLDKILSQPGMIDGKPVEPLKPEDWETIALGYWKDKKYGQASAAYAKAPPSSRHAYLVARGLQLAERETDAKLAYKKMVSDFPKAKETGNALLQIAKIEPSIEAVPYLDQAIEQFPDQAGDALLAKAEALDNLNNPSSAEETRQLLLTKYGNSDAAAEYRWKMAQAKAAAGDFQAALQWGQPILTQNPNSEPARQAGFWVGKWAMQLGQQQEAKAAFEQVVKKYPQSYYAWRSATMLGWDVGTFDTVRKMTPQVALPRERLVLPIGSETLKELYQLAQDRDAWTLWQVEFQNRIEPTVTQQFTDGLLKLAVGDYISGITQVAALEDRETPSEQAEFQSLKQQPIYWYALYPFPYEETIEIWSQKRELNPLLVVSLMRQESRFMSNIRSNAGATGLMQVMPAVGASVAKIINLKQYALDNPNDNINLGTWLMVETHQRFKNNSLLALASYNAGSGNVDKWLGQKKITDPDQFIETIPFPETKDYVKQVFGNYWNYLRLYNPQVNQMMPNSVGQKEK